From the genome of Tachysurus vachellii isolate PV-2020 chromosome 2, HZAU_Pvac_v1, whole genome shotgun sequence, one region includes:
- the srsf2a gene encoding serine and arginine rich splicing factor 2a, which translates to MSYGRPPPDVEGMTSLKVDNLTYRTSPETLRRVFEKYGRVGDVYIPRDRYTKESRGFAFVRFHDKRDAEDAMDAMDGALLDGRELRVQMARYGRPPDSHYGRRGGPPRRYGGYGRRSRSRSPRRRRHSRSRSRSRSRSRSRSRYSRSRSRSYSRSRSRSKSRTPRRSKSKSPSRSRSRSKTKSPSRSRSPRSNRASKSKSRSRSRSRPKSPEANGTES; encoded by the exons ATGAGTTACGGTAGACCGCCGCCCGATGTCGAGGGCATGACGTCGCTGAAAGTGGACAATCTGACATACCGAACCTCGCCCGAGACTCTGCGGCGTGTGTTCGAGAAGTACGGCCGCGTCGGAGACGTGTACATCCCGAGGGACCGCTACACCAAGGAGAGCCGCGGGTTCGCTTTCGTGCGCTTCCACGACAAGCGCGACGCCGAGGACGCGATGGACGCCATGGACGGCGCGCTGCTGGACGGACGGGAGCTCCGCGTGCAGATGGCGCGTTACGGCCGGCCGCCAGACTCGCACTACGGCCGCAGGGGAGGACCTCCGCGCAGATACGGCGGTTACGGACGGAGGAGCCGCAG CCGCAGTCCCCGGCGCAGGAGACACAGCCGGTCCCGCAGCAGGAGCCGCTCTCGCTCCAGAAGCAGGTCCCGCTACAGCCGCTCCAGGTCCAGGTCCTACTCTCGGTCCCGCTCCCGGTCTAAGAGCCGCACGCCCCGCAGGAGCAAATCCAAATCTCCTTCCAGGTCCCGATCCAGATCTAAGACCAAGTCTCCTTCCAGGAGTCGCAGTCCGCGCTCCAACAGAGCGTCTAAATCCAAGTCCAGGTCCAGGAGCAGGAGCAGACCCAAATCCCCTGAGGCCAACGGGACAGAGTCGTGA